From one Planococcus citri chromosome 3, ihPlaCitr1.1, whole genome shotgun sequence genomic stretch:
- the mute gene encoding GON-4-like protein: MFANEENQRRKFKRRKRRRTNEKMKTIIKNIEQEIETQLEANNERDDFVTNNIEPILKEVIMDEDIKEMVRRTILRGDSESPYEPKLTRAKIRELLKVRPELSLPMVWPITAKKETNFVSECLSLINENYSENSSEDEEYIPDEEHENLNDPSSSSTFNGLQNTSMGSTSDAVSSYSKDNSYSFFPVQEENIGQRTRSKLPLTDTPLEVIEQAFEPPDITADMYDLECDNEDWFDFIQNFHKPLDKTKGNEPTDNDDDLDDPEYNITNDVETVDKEELRKDRGVDVPQEEVRDLIAELWRECAPSIVGDMRSNKEASQPQSEDPNSFNLLNTNEAPLPHSFDVLSTNQIPPLINNATTETACSNQNPVTINDPNPEHKEIPKLLPAQCRLLKQQLAQHVQILTQNFLQFHKHPIYYGYADVMKTLLFSIDNLSGDNQHSYFSTVNLKSAVRVVNQWEKSRAKVPEPKLNIFERFSKRRKPQIECFSKDLMKTVTMSDVFLYPLLLPHVPFSSSIQVVKYKTSMIESEECLLAYGLEAFMGYVKPKNGTKNQDELLKEAISLITSHLLPCFTKKFILQYIKKKRADSKPNPIKRYFEKGKAPSLTHYVIPVVLQPLFKQPSNLLPDVWAEYVEKNYLVVKIK; the protein is encoded by the exons ATGTTCGCGAACGAAGAAAACCAAAGAAGGAAGTTCAAGAGGAG GAAACGAAGAAGAACTAACGAGAAAATGAAGACAATCATAAAAAACATCGAACAAGAAATCGAAACGCAGCTCGAAGCGAACAACGAACGAGATGATTTCGTCACCAACAACATCGAACCAATTCTAAAA GAAGTCATAATGGACGAAGATATAAAAGAAATGGTACGACGAACAATCCTGCGAGGTGATTCAGAAAGTCCTTACGAACCGAAACTAACTCGAGCTAAAATTCG AGAATTACTCAAGGTACGTCCAGAATTATCGCTTCCAATGGTATGGCCAATTACTGCCAAAAAGGAAACAAACTTCGTTTCCGAATGTTTATCGctcatcaatgaaaattattcagaaaattcGTCCGAAGACGAAGAATACATACCAGATGAAGAACACGAA AATTTGAATGATCCTTCTTCGTCGTCGACTTTCAATGGGTTACAGAATACATCGATGGGAAGTACTTCAGATGCAGTTTCTTCGTATTCTAAAGATAATTCGTATTCTTTTTTTCCCGTACAAGAA GAGAATATTGGTCAACGTACGAGATCAAAATTACCTTTGACGGATACGCCTTTGGAAGTTATCGAACAAGCTTTTGAGCCACCGGATATTACAGCAGATATGTACGACCTCGAATGCGATAACGAAGATTGGTTCGATTTCATACAAAACTTTCATAAACCTCTTG ATAAAACCAAAGGCAACGAACCGACTGATAATGACGATGATCTGGATGATCCAGAGTATAACATCACGAACGACGTTGAAACCG TGGACAAAGAAGAATTACGAAAAGATCGAGGAGTCGATGTACCTCAAGAAGAAGTGCGCGATTTGATCGCTGAACTGTGGAGAGAATGTGCTCCTTCGATCGTC ggtgACATGAGATCGAATAAAGAAGCTAGTCAACCTCAATCCGAAGATCCGAATTCGTTCAATCTCCTGAACACCAACGAAGCTCCTCTTCCTCATTCATTCGATGTTCTCAGCACAAACCAAATTCCTCCTCTAATCAATAACGCTACCACTGAAACTGCTTGCTCAAATCAGAATCCGGTCACAATTAACGACCCGAATCCCGAACACAAAGAAATACCGAAACTACTTCCAGCCCAGTGTCGTTTACTAAAACAACAATTGGCGCAACATGTGCAAATTCTTACGCAGAATTTCTTACAATTTCACAAACATCCCATTTATTATGGTTACGCTGATGTAATGAAGACTTTATTG ttcAGTATTGATAATCTATCCGGTGATAATCAACATTCGTATTTTTCCACCGTCAACTTAAAAAGCGCTGTTCGAGTCGTCAACCAATGGGAAAAATCACGTGCCAAAGTTCCCGAACCAAAACTCAACATTTTCGA acgattttcaaaaaggagGAAACCACAAATTGAGTGTTTTTCCAAAGATTTAATGAAAACAGTTACGATGAGTGATGTATTTCTGTATCCATTGTTGTTGCCTCATGTGCCTTTTTCTTCGTCCATTCAAGTCGTCAAATATAAAACGTCTATGATCGAATCTGAAGAATG CTTGTTGGCGTACGGTTTAGAAGCGTTCATGGGATACGTTAAACCAAAAAATGGCACGAAAAATCAAGACGAGCTGCTAAAAGAAGCAATTTCTCTAATCACTTCCCATCTACTGCCTTGTTTCACCAAAAAGTTCATATTGCAGTATATTAAGAAAAAACGAGCTGATTCGAAGCCAAATCCTATTAAA CGATATTTCGAGAAGGGAAAAGCCCCTTCGTTAACGCATTATGTGATACCAGTTGTTCTTCAACCATTATTCAAGCAGCCTTCTAACCTGTTACCAGATGTTTGGGCcgaatatgttgaaaaaaattacttagttGTAAAGATTAAGTAA
- the LOC135840641 gene encoding uncharacterized protein LOC135840641, which translates to MKYVASTKYFIFVISNSDTKVEDHFKHTQITVRELPFRIRFGESSRWVNSELFRRWSLSCCGKLIGEFFVVPCSRDEFRVLKTDLLNLKEKISSIELRIKLIENKTNASKNHVILPELHSYVKSACCLENDTNAAVYNVENSPTSAFAPQQQDLDKKTRNIIEELMWESTLSKAVLQVRENFKDGYSREMFLRYSFELVLEKDEQYRKMIGTLFGHLLTQNVINQTNIFNSLCSVLMVIENSSNYNTQMWQNLSEILLPIILESHIKLFQLQRKAQAILKQEYYREFINYLVTSIEENKKQKLKPDSNRAPVINHVSHTVPLIPSNVEIIRTKSAEDTRNNTKMNFVNAMQADYVDPTNLYDDDRYSKCKMSMDADAAEKENCRHDLENILQDFLDDDNMDNAARRIEKLHINYDVKTIIEELIYLGFERESEYRLAIGALLIRIVSCGLTDFKRILATVSNHARSVEKLILNPNTRASICATFADILSPLIAAGKIDLNQLTIVASTILPEETKTIFLFVVEKILTDRNLTTISHPVKPQSNLFNDKVLKRLQKYYLEKGERLEPTNGPVTNGGAGAGTGANEYNIPKPRKPPGLVRFDPPKNDPVIEKQEKPQNTAESAEHDNFLMLKRKKLLKERIENTGDKSDIKIEDLIADQTTKKNPEAEAGDGQGKIADPAKTEADLPPIKQPENLPSSAIKEKMEEIIEHLMDTGNMDECIATIRDTFNECQTDLVFKAAFEYTKGKESGYRTQSGTLIAEAFKHDPKRVGAQIMNTISLELGDFVDSPDLWQGMAEIICPSMLFGLIRFHDLKLLPKYFKHTPYCASLLSALFGEILRHKGPEWLEESWKRSKVDLTAFLPSELVSKFIADNNLNFMFKDGQSTHYKENASET; encoded by the exons ATGAAATATGTGGCTTCGACG AAGTacttcatttttgtcatttcgaaTTCTGATACAAAGGTTGAAGATCATTTTAAGCATACCCAGATTACTGTTCGAGAGCTCCCTTTCCGTATACGTTTTGGAGAATCGTCGAGATGGGTGAATTCTGAAC TCTTCCGTAGGTGGTCTTTATCTTGCTGTGGGAAACTGATAGGCGAATTCTTCGTGGTACCCTGTTCTAGAG ATGAATTCAGAGTTTTAAAAACCGATTTGCTCAACTTGAAagagaaaatttcatcgattgaaTTACGAATCAAACTAATAGAAAATAAAACCAACGCGTCGAAGAATCATGTAATATTACCAGAGCTGCATTCGTACGTGAAATCAGCATGTTGCCTCGAAAATGACACAAATGCAGCTGTCTACAACGTGGAGAATTCCCCGACATCGGCATTCGCTCCGCAGCAACAAGATTTAGATAAAAAAACTAGAAATATAATCGAAGAGCTCATGTGGGAAAGTACATTGTCGAAAGCTGTGCTTCAagttcgagaaaatttcaaagatgggTACTCCAGGGAGATGTTTCTACGTTACTCGTTCGAGTTGGTTTTAGAAAAAGATGAACAATATCGcaaaatgataggtaccttGTTTGGACACCTTCTTACACAAAACGTCATCAATCAAACCAATATTTTCAACTCGTTATGCTCAGTTTTAATGGTGATCGAGAATTCGAGCAATTATAATACTCAAATGTGGCAAAACCTGAGTGAAATCTTACTACCTATCATTTTAGAAAGCCATATAAAACTTTTCCAATTGCAACGTAAAGCTCAAGCGATACTGAAACAGGAGTACTATCGAGAGTTCATCAACTACTTGGTAACTTCGatagaagaaaataaaaagcagAAATTGAAACCAGATTCGAACAGAGCTCCTGTGATTAATCACGTATCTCACACCGTACCCTTAATTCCATCTaatgttgaaattattagaACTAAATCAGCAGAAGATACGAGGAACAatacgaaaatgaattttgtaaacGCCATGCAAGCTGATTACGTCGACCCTACTAACTTATACGACGACGACAGATATTCGAAATGTAAAATGTCGATGGATGCTGACGCAGCAGAGAAAGAAAACTGTAGGCATGATTTGGAGAACATATTGCAAGATTTTTTAGACGACGATAACATGGACAACGCTGCTCGtaggattgaaaaattacacatcaATTACGACGTTAAAACCATCATCGAAGAATTAATTTATCTAGGCTTCGAGCGAGAATCCGAATACAGATTGGCCATCGGCGCTTTACTAATCAGGATCGTATCGTGTGGTTTGACGGATTTTAAACGAATTCTAGCAACGGTTTCTAATCACGCTAGGAGTGTCGAGAAATTAATCTTGAATCCGAACACGAGAGCTAGTATTTGCGCCACATTCGCCGATATTTTATCACCCTTAATAGCTGCTGGTAAAATCGACTTGAACCAGTTAACCATCGTCGCTTCGACCATTCTTCCTGAAGAAACCAAAACCATATTCCTCTTCGTGGTCGAGAAAATATTAACCGATAGAAATTTAACCACCATCTCACATCCTGTTAAACCGCAATCTAATTTATTCAACGATAAAGTACTGAAAAGGTTGCAAAAATACTATCTAGAAAAAGGCGAACGATTGGAACCTACCAATGGTCCAGTTACCAATGGAGGAGCCGGAGCTGGTACTGGTGCCAACGAATACAACATCCCTAAACCTAGAAAACCACCTGGTTTGGTTAGATTCGATCCTCCGAAGAATGATCCAGTCATCGAGAAACAAGAAAAACCACAAAATACTGCAGAATCAGCTGAACACGATAATTTCCTCATgttgaaacgtaaaaaattactgaaagagAGAATAGAAAACACCGGCGATAAAAGTGATATTAAAATAGAAGACTTGATAGCAGATCAAACCACCAAAAAGAATCCAGAAGCAGAAGCCGGCGACGGGCAAGGTAAAATTGCTGATCCAGCAAAAACTGAAGCTGACCTACCACCTATCAAGCAGCCTGAAAACTTGCCCTCTAGTgctataaaagaaaaaatggaagaaattatAGAGCATTTGATGGATACTGGGAATATGGATGAATGCATAGCTACGATCAGAGATACTTTTAACGA ATGCCAGACAGATTTAGTATTTAAAGCAGCTTTCGAGTATACAAAAGGAAAAGAATCCGGATACCGAACCCAATCTGGTACTTTGATAGCTGAAGCATTCAAACACGATCCTAAACGAGTTGGTGCCCAAATAATGAATACAATTTCGCTCGAATTAGGAGATTTCGTCGATTCGCCGGATTTATGGCAAGGCATGGCTGAAATCATTTGCCCATCGATGCTCTTTGGTCTGATTCGATttcatgatttgaaattgcttcCGAAGTATTTCAAACATACTCCGTATTGTGCATCTTTATTATCTGCAttatttggagaaattttacgCCATAAAGGGCCAGAATGGTTGGAAGAGAGTTGGAAAAGATCGAAAGTAGATTTGACCGCGTTCTTACCTAGCGAATTGGTTTCTAAATTTATTGCCgataataatttgaattttatgtttaAAGATGGCCAATCGACTCATTATAAAGAGAATGCATCGGAAACGTGA